From Rhodococcus antarcticus, the proteins below share one genomic window:
- a CDS encoding NAD-dependent succinate-semialdehyde dehydrogenase, with translation MTSTYQVVNPATGEAGQSYPEATDAQIQDVLARSDAAYTSWRTTTKPERAAILNKVADLYSERMDTLAEIIGREMGKRTAEAKGEIHLVISIYKYYADNAEKLLADEAINPAMGGNAIVRKEAVGSLLGIMPWNFPYYQVARFAAPNLMIGNTIILKHAPQCPESATAMEQLFQDAGLPADAYINVFATNDQAATMIADPRLVGVSVTGSERAGAAVAAEAGKNLKKVVLELGGSDAFIVLDGNDLENTIKAAVTGRMGNAGQACNAAKRFIVLEDVYDQFVEGFTQVMSSLKTGDPFAKDTDFGPLSSEAAAKGLAAQVDDAVSKGATVRTGGKRVEGKGAFFEATVLTDVTPDMRAYTEELFGPAAVIYKVADADAAVEMANASAYGLGGVVFGSDAEQTADVANRLDTGMVWINSAQGSAADLPFGGTKRSGVGRELGTLGIDEFVNKKLMYTPKG, from the coding sequence GTGACCAGCACGTACCAGGTCGTCAACCCCGCCACCGGCGAGGCCGGCCAGTCCTACCCCGAGGCCACCGACGCCCAGATCCAGGACGTCCTCGCGCGCTCCGACGCTGCGTACACGTCCTGGCGCACGACGACCAAGCCCGAGCGCGCCGCGATCCTGAACAAGGTCGCCGACCTGTACTCCGAGCGCATGGACACCCTCGCGGAGATCATCGGGCGCGAGATGGGCAAGCGCACCGCCGAGGCCAAGGGCGAGATCCACCTGGTCATCAGCATCTACAAGTACTACGCGGACAACGCCGAGAAGCTGCTCGCCGACGAGGCGATCAACCCGGCCATGGGCGGCAACGCCATCGTCCGCAAGGAGGCCGTCGGGTCGCTGCTCGGCATCATGCCGTGGAACTTCCCGTACTACCAGGTCGCCCGGTTCGCGGCCCCGAACCTCATGATCGGCAACACGATCATCCTCAAGCACGCCCCGCAGTGCCCCGAGTCGGCCACCGCGATGGAGCAGCTGTTCCAGGACGCCGGCCTCCCCGCCGACGCCTACATCAACGTCTTCGCCACCAACGACCAGGCGGCCACGATGATCGCCGACCCGCGCCTGGTGGGCGTCTCGGTCACCGGCAGCGAGCGGGCCGGTGCGGCCGTCGCCGCCGAGGCCGGCAAGAACCTGAAGAAGGTCGTCCTCGAGCTGGGCGGTTCCGACGCGTTCATCGTGCTCGACGGCAACGACCTGGAGAACACGATCAAGGCCGCCGTCACCGGTCGCATGGGCAACGCGGGACAGGCCTGCAACGCCGCCAAGCGCTTCATCGTCCTCGAGGACGTCTACGACCAGTTCGTCGAGGGCTTCACCCAGGTCATGTCCTCGCTGAAGACGGGCGACCCGTTCGCCAAGGACACCGACTTCGGCCCGCTCTCCTCCGAGGCGGCGGCCAAGGGTCTGGCCGCGCAGGTCGACGACGCCGTCAGCAAGGGCGCCACCGTGCGCACCGGCGGCAAGCGCGTCGAGGGCAAGGGCGCGTTCTTCGAGGCGACCGTCCTCACCGACGTCACCCCGGACATGCGCGCGTACACCGAGGAGCTGTTCGGCCCGGCCGCGGTGATCTACAAGGTCGCCGACGCCGACGCCGCGGTCGAGATGGCCAACGCCTCCGCGTACGGCCTCGGTGGCGTGGTCTTCGGCTCCGACGCCGAGCAGACCGCCGACGTCGCCAACCGCCTCGACACCGGCATGGTGTGGATCAACAGCGCGCAGGGCAGCGCTGCGGACCTGCCGTTCGGTGGCACCAAGCGCTCCGGCGTCGGCCGCGAGCTCGGCACCCTCGGCATCGACGAGTTCGTGAACAAGAAGCTCATGTACACCCCCAAGGGCTGA
- a CDS encoding alpha/beta fold hydrolase codes for MTRTRPTLLLVPGLLCDSELWRHQVAALSSEVACVVADVGSHDSVEALAAAALSTVEGPFALAGLSMGGYVALEIVRQAPERVARLALVDTQPRPDSEEQTQRRRGFVDQVREGGFDGVVAALVPLTMHPDHVAALEQEFTAMAQRVGPAVFLRQQAAIIARPDSVPSLSAIACPTLVVCGREDQITPLEGSELMAAEIPGARLEVLEHCGHMSSLEQPGAVTALLREWLG; via the coding sequence ATGACGCGAACTCGACCCACCCTGCTGCTGGTGCCCGGGCTGCTGTGCGACTCCGAGCTCTGGCGGCACCAGGTCGCCGCGCTGTCCTCGGAGGTCGCCTGCGTGGTGGCGGACGTGGGTTCCCACGACAGCGTCGAGGCCCTGGCGGCCGCCGCACTGTCCACCGTGGAGGGACCGTTCGCGCTCGCCGGGCTCTCCATGGGCGGCTACGTAGCGCTGGAGATCGTGCGGCAGGCACCGGAGCGGGTGGCCCGGCTGGCGCTGGTGGACACCCAGCCCCGCCCCGACTCCGAGGAGCAGACCCAACGGCGGCGTGGCTTCGTCGACCAGGTGCGCGAGGGAGGGTTCGACGGCGTGGTGGCGGCGCTGGTGCCGCTCACCATGCACCCCGACCACGTCGCGGCGCTGGAGCAGGAGTTCACCGCCATGGCGCAGCGGGTGGGTCCGGCGGTGTTCCTGCGCCAGCAGGCCGCGATCATCGCCCGACCCGACAGCGTCCCGTCGCTGTCCGCGATCGCCTGCCCCACGCTGGTGGTGTGCGGCCGTGAGGACCAGATCACGCCGCTGGAGGGCTCCGAGCTCATGGCCGCCGAGATCCCCGGTGCCCGGCTGGAGGTGCTGGAGCACTGCGGGCACATGAGCTCGCTGGAGCAGCCCGGAGCGGTGACGGCGCTGCTGCGCGAGTGGCTGGGCTGA
- the hrpB gene encoding ATP-dependent helicase HrpB encodes MADLLPPQSTPGADLPVREALPGLVAALRARGRAVLVAPPGSGKTTLAPLALADVAAGTVLVAEPRRLATRAAAVRLAHLLGERPGGRVGYAMRGERRPGSRIEVVTTGLLLARLQRDPELPGVGAVVLDEVHERHLDADLALAFAVDVQATLRPDLLLVATSATPDTERLVAALDDAPVVRASAVTWPLEVVWAPPASPLPLLVDARVDPRLLQHVVEVVRRALGEVEGDVLVFVPGEAEVHGVVRRLSGSGGRGLGVDVLPLYGRQAAAEQDLALRMGARRRVVVTTSVAESSLTVPGVRTVVDAGLARAPRTDHRRGLAALVTGRVSQASATQRAGRAAREGPGRAYRCWSAAEHTHLEPFTPPEIAITDLAGFALTVAAWGAPGGRGLALLDPPPAAGMDAATTLLTGLGAVDAAGRVTARGTAMAEVGVHPRLARAVLDGAPRVGSQRAREVVALLSDDGLAGREDDLVARYRALRRGEDRAAAARWRDEVARLRRGGGAEHPRTGLSDEVAVGLVVALAHPDRLARARSAGSVDHLMAGGTGAVLDVGSALRGAAGGDVRWLAVAVADRPVGRADARIRSAAPVDEAVAREVGPVRTVEEVLWSDGALVTRRRELLGAIVLRETPLAHPDPVAVVEAVRSGVTRSGLGVLRWTPAAEQLRARMAFCHHHLGPPWPGVSDSALLAGLDAWLGPDLVRVRRSADLGRIDLTAALRRLLPWPAATRFDALAPERLPVPTGSTAALTYSPADAPAEPPVLALKVQEAFGWTGSPRLADGRAPVVLHLLSPAGRPVAVTSDLASFWAQGYPQVRADLRGRYPRHPWPEDPLTATPTRRVSHPRR; translated from the coding sequence GTGGCCGACCTGCTCCCCCCGCAGAGCACCCCGGGCGCCGACCTGCCCGTGCGAGAGGCGCTGCCTGGGCTGGTGGCCGCGCTGCGGGCCCGCGGCCGCGCCGTGCTCGTGGCCCCGCCCGGCTCGGGCAAGACCACGCTGGCCCCCCTGGCGCTGGCCGACGTCGCGGCGGGGACCGTGCTCGTGGCCGAGCCCCGCCGCCTCGCCACCCGGGCCGCGGCCGTCCGGCTCGCGCACCTCCTCGGCGAGCGCCCCGGGGGCCGGGTCGGCTACGCCATGCGCGGCGAGCGGCGCCCGGGCTCGCGCATCGAGGTGGTGACCACGGGGCTGCTGCTGGCCCGGCTGCAGCGCGACCCCGAGCTGCCCGGGGTGGGCGCGGTGGTGCTGGACGAGGTGCACGAGCGCCACCTCGACGCCGACCTCGCGCTCGCGTTCGCCGTGGACGTGCAGGCGACGCTGCGGCCGGACCTGCTGCTCGTGGCCACCTCCGCCACCCCGGACACCGAGCGCCTGGTGGCCGCACTGGACGACGCCCCCGTGGTGAGGGCCTCGGCGGTCACCTGGCCCCTGGAGGTGGTGTGGGCGCCGCCGGCGAGCCCGCTGCCGCTGCTGGTCGACGCACGGGTGGACCCCCGGCTGCTGCAGCACGTGGTGGAGGTGGTGCGCCGCGCGCTCGGGGAGGTCGAGGGCGACGTGCTGGTGTTCGTGCCCGGTGAGGCCGAGGTGCACGGGGTGGTGCGCCGCCTGTCGGGGTCGGGCGGTCGCGGGCTTGGCGTGGACGTGCTCCCGCTGTACGGGCGGCAGGCCGCGGCCGAGCAGGACCTGGCCCTGCGGATGGGGGCGCGGCGGCGGGTGGTGGTGACGACGTCGGTGGCCGAGAGCTCGCTGACCGTGCCCGGGGTGCGCACCGTGGTGGACGCCGGGCTCGCCCGTGCCCCGCGCACCGACCACCGCCGCGGGCTCGCGGCGCTGGTCACCGGGCGTGTGTCGCAGGCCTCGGCCACCCAGCGGGCCGGGCGGGCGGCGCGGGAGGGCCCGGGCCGGGCGTACCGCTGCTGGTCCGCCGCCGAGCACACCCACCTGGAGCCGTTCACGCCCCCCGAGATCGCGATCACCGACCTCGCCGGCTTCGCGCTGACCGTGGCCGCCTGGGGCGCACCCGGGGGTCGCGGCCTGGCCCTGCTCGACCCGCCCCCGGCGGCGGGGATGGACGCCGCCACCACCCTGCTGACCGGGCTGGGCGCGGTGGACGCCGCGGGGCGGGTGACCGCGCGGGGCACCGCGATGGCCGAGGTGGGGGTGCACCCGCGGCTGGCCCGGGCGGTGCTCGACGGGGCCCCGCGGGTGGGTTCGCAGCGGGCCCGCGAGGTCGTGGCGCTGCTCTCCGACGACGGCCTGGCCGGACGGGAGGACGACCTGGTGGCCCGCTACCGGGCCCTGCGGCGGGGTGAGGACCGGGCCGCGGCCGCCCGCTGGCGCGACGAGGTGGCCCGGCTGCGCCGCGGTGGCGGGGCCGAGCACCCGCGCACCGGGCTGTCCGACGAGGTGGCCGTCGGCCTGGTGGTGGCCCTGGCGCACCCGGACCGGCTGGCTCGTGCGCGCTCCGCCGGCTCGGTGGACCACCTGATGGCCGGCGGCACGGGCGCGGTGCTCGACGTCGGGTCGGCGCTGCGGGGTGCGGCGGGCGGGGACGTGCGGTGGCTCGCGGTGGCCGTCGCGGACCGACCGGTGGGGCGCGCCGACGCCCGGATCCGCTCGGCCGCACCGGTGGACGAGGCCGTGGCGCGGGAGGTCGGGCCGGTGCGGACGGTCGAGGAGGTGCTGTGGTCCGACGGCGCGCTGGTGACCCGCCGTCGCGAGCTGCTCGGGGCGATCGTGCTGCGCGAGACACCGCTGGCGCACCCCGATCCGGTGGCCGTGGTCGAGGCGGTGCGGTCGGGGGTGACCCGGTCGGGGCTGGGCGTGCTGCGCTGGACCCCGGCCGCCGAGCAGCTGCGTGCCCGGATGGCGTTCTGCCACCACCACCTGGGCCCGCCGTGGCCGGGGGTGTCCGACAGCGCGCTGCTCGCCGGGCTCGACGCCTGGCTCGGGCCGGATCTCGTCCGGGTCCGCCGCAGCGCCGACCTGGGTCGGATCGACCTGACGGCGGCCCTGCGCCGGCTGCTGCCCTGGCCCGCCGCCACCCGGTTCGACGCGCTCGCCCCGGAGAGGCTGCCCGTGCCCACGGGGTCCACCGCCGCGCTGACCTACTCCCCCGCCGACGCCCCGGCCGAGCCGCCGGTGCTGGCCCTGAAGGTCCAGGAGGCGTTCGGCTGGACAGGGTCACCGCGGCTGGCCGACGGGCGTGCGCCGGTGGTGCTGCACCTGCTCTCGCCCGCGGGCCGGCCCGTGGCGGTGACCTCGGACCTGGCGTCGTTCTGGGCGCAGGGCTACCCGCAGGTGCGCGCCGACCTGCGCGGGCGCTACCCCCGCCACCCGTGGCCGGAGGACCCCCTGACGGCCACCCCCACCCGTCGCGTCTCCCACCCCCGCCGCTGA
- a CDS encoding potassium channel family protein — MTRTREDRWAHRVEWPLTVAAVAFLAAYAWPILRPGTGGTGRAVCDAVTVVTWVAFGLDYLVRLGLAERRRAFVRSHLPDLAVLVLPLLRPLRLLRLVTLLTVLNRYAGGSLRGRVALYVSTATGLVLFVAALAVLEAERGQDGANITGFGDALWWAATTVTTVGYGDRFPVTGTGRAVAVGLMLAGIALLGIVTAALASWLLDRVREVEQEGQVATQRDVAELAAEIRALRAELEGARTTT; from the coding sequence GTGACGAGGACTCGAGAGGACCGGTGGGCCCACCGCGTGGAGTGGCCGTTGACCGTGGCCGCCGTCGCCTTCCTGGCGGCCTACGCGTGGCCGATCCTGCGTCCGGGGACGGGCGGCACGGGGCGAGCGGTGTGCGACGCGGTGACGGTGGTGACCTGGGTGGCGTTCGGCTTGGACTACCTGGTGCGACTGGGCCTGGCCGAGCGGCGCCGGGCGTTCGTGAGGAGCCACCTGCCGGACCTGGCCGTGCTGGTGCTGCCGCTGCTGCGCCCGCTGCGGCTGCTGCGCCTGGTCACCCTGCTGACGGTGCTCAACCGCTACGCCGGCGGCTCGCTGCGCGGTCGTGTCGCCCTCTACGTCAGCACGGCCACCGGGCTCGTGCTGTTCGTCGCGGCGCTGGCCGTCCTCGAGGCCGAGCGCGGTCAGGACGGTGCGAACATCACCGGCTTCGGTGATGCGCTGTGGTGGGCGGCCACCACCGTGACCACCGTCGGCTACGGCGACCGCTTCCCGGTCACCGGCACCGGACGCGCCGTCGCGGTCGGCCTGATGCTCGCAGGCATCGCCCTGCTGGGGATCGTGACCGCGGCGCTGGCCTCCTGGCTGCTCGACCGGGTGCGCGAGGTGGAGCAGGAGGGCCAGGTTGCCACGCAGCGCGACGTGGCCGAGCTCGCTGCGGAGATCCGTGCCCTGCGCGCGGAGCTGGAGGGCGCGCGGACCACGACGTAG
- the nhaA gene encoding Na+/H+ antiporter NhaA, which yields MSTSSLFSRGSWPEAERISRLLRRETVGGALLLAATVAALTWANSPISDSYFTLRELTFGPSALHLDLSVSTWAGDGLLAIFFFVAGLELKREFVAGDLRDPRRAALPVVAAAGGMIVPALVFTLVNLNTGDGALQGWAIPTATDIAFALAVLAVISTNLPTALRTFLLTLAVVDDLFAITIIALFFTAELSVLPLLAAMVPLALFGFLVQKRVRSWWLLLPLAFATWALVHASGVHATVAGVLLAFTVPVIRSQSAGGPDAGPGLAEHLEHRIRPISAGIAVPVFAFLAAGVAVGGLSGLSEALRDPVALGIVGGLVVGKTVGVTGATWLMARFTRVKLDPDLQWVDVFGLAILAGIGFTVSLLIGELAYGTESLRDDHVKVGVLAGSLLAGLLATIVLRARNRHYRRICAEEQRDDDHDGIPDVYEDHH from the coding sequence TTGTCCACGTCATCCCTGTTCTCCCGCGGCTCCTGGCCGGAGGCCGAGCGCATCAGTCGGCTGCTCCGCCGGGAGACCGTGGGCGGCGCCCTGCTGCTGGCGGCCACCGTGGCCGCCCTGACCTGGGCGAACTCCCCGATCTCCGACTCCTACTTCACGCTGCGGGAGCTGACGTTCGGCCCCTCAGCGCTGCACCTGGACCTGTCCGTGTCGACCTGGGCCGGTGACGGGCTGCTGGCCATCTTCTTCTTCGTCGCCGGCCTCGAGCTCAAGCGGGAGTTCGTCGCCGGGGACCTGCGCGACCCGCGGCGGGCCGCCCTGCCCGTCGTGGCCGCCGCCGGCGGGATGATCGTTCCCGCCCTGGTCTTCACCCTGGTCAACCTCAACACCGGCGACGGCGCCCTGCAGGGCTGGGCCATCCCGACGGCGACGGACATCGCCTTCGCGCTCGCCGTTCTCGCCGTCATCAGCACCAACCTGCCCACGGCGCTGCGGACGTTCCTGCTGACCCTCGCCGTCGTCGACGACCTGTTCGCGATCACGATCATCGCGCTGTTCTTCACCGCCGAGCTCTCGGTGCTGCCCCTGCTGGCGGCCATGGTGCCGCTGGCACTGTTCGGCTTCCTGGTGCAGAAGCGCGTCCGCAGCTGGTGGCTGCTGCTGCCGCTGGCGTTCGCAACCTGGGCGCTGGTGCACGCCTCGGGGGTGCACGCCACCGTCGCGGGGGTGCTGCTCGCCTTCACCGTGCCCGTGATCCGCTCCCAGTCGGCCGGCGGCCCGGACGCCGGCCCCGGGCTCGCCGAGCACCTCGAGCACCGCATCCGACCGATCTCGGCCGGCATCGCGGTCCCCGTGTTCGCCTTCCTCGCCGCCGGGGTCGCCGTCGGCGGGCTCTCCGGGCTGTCCGAGGCCCTGCGCGACCCCGTCGCGCTCGGCATCGTCGGCGGCCTCGTGGTCGGCAAGACCGTCGGTGTCACCGGGGCTACGTGGCTCATGGCGCGGTTCACGCGGGTGAAGCTCGATCCCGACCTGCAGTGGGTCGACGTGTTCGGGCTCGCGATCCTCGCCGGCATCGGGTTCACCGTGTCCCTGCTCATCGGCGAGCTCGCCTACGGCACCGAGAGCCTGCGCGACGACCACGTCAAGGTCGGGGTGCTCGCCGGCTCCCTGCTCGCCGGCCTCCTCGCGACCATCGTGCTGCGGGCGCGCAACCGGCACTACCGCCGCATCTGCGCCGAGGAGCAGCGCGACGACGACCACGACGGCATCCCCGACGTCTACGAGGACCACCACTGA
- a CDS encoding DUF808 domain-containing protein codes for MSAGLFGLLDDVAALARLAAASVDDVGAAAAKASLKAAGVVVDDAAVTPQYVRGLAAEREVPIIKKIAKGSVRNKLVFILPVALLLSQFLPGALTPILMLGGAYLCYEGAEKVWHALGHGEHGGGQERTRSEDEVVSSAVRTDLILSAEIMVIALNEVADQGFLARLVILVLVGLLITVLVYGAVALIVKMDDLGLAMVERSGAQSRSGRFGAGLVTAMPKVLSVLSVVGTAAMLWVGGHIELVGMDELGLRAPYDLVHHLEEAVRDAVPGIGGVLAWLTNTAFSALLGAVLGAVVLAVMTAVKKVRAR; via the coding sequence GTGAGCGCAGGGCTGTTCGGGCTGCTCGACGACGTGGCGGCGCTGGCCCGCCTGGCGGCCGCCTCGGTCGACGACGTGGGGGCCGCCGCGGCCAAGGCCTCGCTCAAGGCGGCCGGCGTGGTGGTGGACGACGCGGCGGTGACCCCGCAGTACGTGCGTGGGCTCGCCGCCGAGCGCGAGGTCCCCATCATCAAGAAGATCGCCAAGGGCTCGGTCCGCAACAAGCTGGTGTTCATCCTTCCGGTGGCCCTGCTGCTGAGCCAGTTCCTGCCCGGGGCGCTCACCCCGATCCTCATGCTCGGCGGGGCCTACCTCTGCTACGAGGGCGCCGAGAAGGTGTGGCACGCGCTGGGCCACGGCGAGCACGGCGGCGGCCAGGAGCGCACGAGGTCCGAGGACGAGGTGGTGTCCTCGGCGGTGCGCACCGACCTCATCCTGTCGGCCGAGATCATGGTCATCGCGCTCAACGAGGTCGCCGACCAGGGCTTCCTCGCCCGGCTGGTCATCCTGGTCCTCGTCGGGCTGCTCATCACGGTGCTGGTCTACGGCGCGGTCGCGCTCATCGTGAAGATGGACGACCTCGGTCTGGCCATGGTCGAGCGGTCCGGGGCGCAGAGCCGTTCCGGACGGTTCGGTGCCGGCCTGGTCACGGCCATGCCGAAGGTGCTCAGCGTGCTCTCGGTGGTCGGCACGGCGGCGATGCTGTGGGTCGGCGGGCACATCGAGCTGGTGGGGATGGACGAGCTGGGGCTGCGAGCCCCCTACGACCTGGTGCACCACCTCGAGGAGGCCGTCCGCGACGCGGTGCCCGGCATCGGCGGGGTGCTCGCGTGGCTGACCAACACCGCGTTCTCCGCACTGCTCGGGGCCGTGCTGGGCGCGGTGGTGCTCGCCGTCATGACCGCGGTGAAGAAGGTCCGGGCCCGCTGA
- a CDS encoding DUF4234 domain-containing protein, whose translation MPDFSKHDEQPQPPYGQPAPPSYGAPTPTYGQPALYYGAPALYHGPPASPPAVQPGYRQAYGYPVPSGNGPTGKIRGTGVAVLLTIVTFGIYPLYWYYVVHDEMKRHTGQGLGGGLALLIAFFIGVVVPFITANEVGELYTRRGWRAPVSGATGLWYFPGAFILVGPLVWFVKTNGALNAYWRALGAS comes from the coding sequence GTGCCCGACTTCAGCAAGCACGACGAACAGCCGCAGCCGCCCTACGGCCAGCCCGCACCTCCTTCCTACGGGGCCCCAACGCCCACGTACGGCCAGCCGGCGCTCTACTACGGTGCGCCCGCCCTTTACCACGGCCCGCCGGCGTCACCACCGGCCGTGCAGCCGGGCTACCGGCAGGCCTACGGGTACCCCGTCCCGAGCGGCAACGGCCCGACCGGAAAGATCCGTGGAACGGGCGTGGCCGTCCTGCTGACGATCGTGACCTTCGGGATCTACCCGCTGTACTGGTACTACGTGGTGCACGACGAGATGAAGCGCCACACCGGCCAGGGCCTCGGCGGCGGGCTCGCGCTGCTCATCGCCTTCTTCATCGGCGTGGTGGTGCCCTTCATCACCGCGAACGAGGTGGGCGAGCTGTACACCCGTCGGGGGTGGAGGGCCCCGGTCAGCGGAGCCACCGGGCTCTGGTACTTCCCCGGCGCCTTCATCCTCGTCGGCCCGCTCGTGTGGTTCGTCAAGACCAACGGTGCGCTCAACGCCTACTGGCGGGCGCTCGGCGCAAGCTGA
- a CDS encoding VOC family protein yields MDLTLHSTFLPHNDAEASLAFYRDTLGLEVRADVGWGGHRWITVGPADQPSSAIVLEPPAMDPGLTDDERRTITELMAKGSYARIILVTADLDATFEKVQASGAEVIQEPTDQPYGVRDCAFRDPAGNHVRINQAV; encoded by the coding sequence ATGGACCTCACCCTGCACTCGACCTTCCTGCCGCACAACGACGCCGAGGCCTCGCTGGCCTTCTACCGCGACACCCTGGGGCTGGAGGTGCGCGCCGACGTGGGCTGGGGTGGCCACCGCTGGATCACCGTCGGTCCCGCCGACCAGCCCAGCAGCGCGATCGTGCTGGAGCCGCCCGCGATGGACCCGGGCCTGACCGACGACGAGCGCCGCACCATCACCGAGCTCATGGCCAAGGGCAGCTACGCGCGGATCATCCTCGTCACCGCCGACCTCGACGCCACGTTCGAGAAGGTCCAGGCCTCCGGGGCCGAGGTGATCCAGGAGCCCACCGACCAGCCCTACGGCGTGCGCGACTGCGCCTTCCGCGACCCGGCCGGCAACCACGTCCGCATCAACCAGGCGGTCTGA
- a CDS encoding isocitrate lyase/PEP mutase family protein, with the protein MNTDTLVARATTLATLHADGHPLVLPTVWDVWSARTAVAAGFTALTIGSHPLADSRGAEDHEGQTFQEVLDAVRPIIAAVDVPVSVDLEAGYGQSPADLVAGLLEVGGVGLNLEDTVHSEGGRVRSTPEHAEYVAGLRAAADTHGVPLWINGRTDLFLHAENAAAVADEAIERLQAMVEAGASSVYPVRIQHDDELITAVVAAVSVPVNCTAHPVRHDLARFARLGVGRITYGPTLQAALGDAMTEMITPWLG; encoded by the coding sequence ATGAACACCGACACGCTTGTCGCCCGCGCGACCACCCTGGCCACCTTGCACGCCGACGGTCACCCGCTGGTGCTGCCGACGGTGTGGGACGTGTGGTCGGCGCGCACGGCAGTGGCGGCCGGCTTCACCGCGCTCACCATCGGCAGTCACCCGCTGGCCGACTCCCGCGGCGCCGAGGACCACGAGGGGCAGACGTTCCAGGAGGTGCTGGACGCGGTGCGCCCGATCATCGCCGCCGTGGACGTGCCCGTGTCGGTGGACCTGGAGGCGGGCTACGGCCAGAGCCCGGCTGACTTGGTGGCCGGGTTGTTGGAGGTCGGCGGGGTGGGGCTGAACCTGGAGGACACGGTGCACTCCGAGGGTGGCCGGGTGCGCTCCACGCCCGAGCACGCCGAGTACGTCGCCGGGCTGCGCGCCGCCGCCGACACCCACGGTGTGCCGCTGTGGATCAACGGCCGCACCGACCTGTTCCTGCACGCCGAGAACGCGGCTGCGGTGGCCGACGAGGCGATCGAGCGGCTGCAGGCGATGGTCGAGGCGGGCGCGAGCAGCGTGTACCCCGTCCGCATCCAGCACGACGACGAGCTCATCACCGCCGTGGTAGCGGCGGTCTCGGTCCCGGTGAACTGCACCGCGCACCCGGTGCGCCACGACCTCGCCCGCTTCGCCCGCCTGGGCGTCGGCCGCATCACCTACGGGCCGACGCTGCAGGCTGCGCTCGGCGACGCCATGACGGAGATGATCACGCCCTGGCTCGGCTGA
- a CDS encoding serine hydrolase domain-containing protein, with product MSTPTTSRTEAIAAAADAVVQRVGAEVPGVVAGVTDREQNLYLGAAGSRDLGTGEPMTTDTVMAIFSTTKAITGTTALQLVEQGDLDLDAPASDYVPALGDVQVLDGFDDAGQPVLRAPRSAITTKQLLLHTAGFGYDFFNTQYNRLATEHGQPSIVSATRRALQTPLLFDPGTQWEYGSNMDWAGQVVEAITGKRLGEVMQERVFAPLGMTDSAFTLTDATRPRLATMHQRGEDGTLVPTEFQLPEPEIHMGGHGLHSTVGDYLRFLRMWLNDGASDSGEAVLKPETVRMAEANHLGDLKVKMLPGVIPSLSNDAEFFPGMPKSWAYTFMVNDEDAPTGRPAGSLAWAGLANLYYWIDRRNGIAGFWGTQILPFADAASVTGYLEMETAVYDALNG from the coding sequence ATGAGCACTCCCACCACAAGCCGCACCGAGGCGATCGCCGCCGCGGCCGACGCCGTCGTCCAGCGGGTCGGGGCCGAGGTGCCCGGCGTCGTGGCCGGCGTCACCGACCGCGAGCAGAACCTCTACCTCGGTGCCGCGGGCTCCCGCGACCTCGGCACCGGCGAGCCGATGACCACCGATACCGTCATGGCCATCTTCTCCACCACCAAGGCCATCACCGGCACCACCGCGCTGCAGCTCGTGGAGCAGGGTGACCTCGACCTCGATGCCCCCGCCTCGGACTACGTCCCCGCCCTCGGGGACGTCCAGGTGCTCGACGGCTTCGACGACGCCGGCCAGCCCGTCCTGCGGGCCCCGCGCTCGGCCATCACCACCAAGCAGCTCCTGCTGCACACCGCCGGGTTCGGCTACGACTTCTTCAACACCCAGTACAACCGGCTGGCCACCGAGCACGGCCAGCCCTCCATCGTCAGCGCGACGCGGCGGGCGCTGCAGACGCCGCTGCTGTTCGACCCCGGCACCCAGTGGGAGTACGGGTCCAACATGGACTGGGCCGGGCAGGTCGTCGAGGCCATCACCGGCAAGCGCCTGGGCGAGGTGATGCAGGAGCGGGTGTTCGCACCGCTGGGCATGACCGACTCCGCGTTCACCCTCACCGACGCCACCCGCCCACGGCTGGCCACCATGCACCAGCGCGGCGAGGACGGAACCCTGGTGCCCACGGAGTTCCAGCTGCCCGAGCCGGAGATCCACATGGGCGGGCACGGCCTGCACTCCACCGTGGGTGACTACCTGCGCTTCCTGCGCATGTGGCTCAACGACGGGGCGTCGGACTCCGGCGAGGCGGTGCTCAAGCCGGAGACGGTGCGGATGGCCGAGGCCAACCACCTGGGCGACCTCAAGGTCAAGATGCTGCCCGGGGTCATCCCGAGCCTGTCCAACGACGCCGAGTTCTTCCCCGGCATGCCCAAGTCCTGGGCGTACACCTTCATGGTCAACGACGAGGACGCCCCCACCGGACGCCCCGCCGGCAGCCTCGCGTGGGCCGGGCTAGCCAACCTCTACTACTGGATCGACCGCCGCAACGGCATCGCCGGGTTCTGGGGCACCCAGATCCTCCCGTTCGCCGACGCGGCCTCGGTCACCGGCTACCTGGAGATGGAGACCGCCGTCTACGACGCACTGAACGGCTGA